A region of Pan troglodytes isolate AG18354 chromosome 23, NHGRI_mPanTro3-v2.0_pri, whole genome shotgun sequence DNA encodes the following proteins:
- the KCNJ4 gene encoding inward rectifier potassium channel 4, producing the protein MHGHSRNGQAHVPRRKRRNRFVKKNGQCNVYFANLSNKSQRYMADIFTTCVDTRWRYMLMIFSAAFLVSWLFFGLLFWCIAFFHGDLEASPGVPAAGGPAAGGGGAAPVAPKPCIMHVNGFLGAFLFSVETQTTIGYGFRCVTEECPLAVIAVVVQSIVGCVIDSFMIGTIMAKMARPKKRAQTLLFSHHAVISVRDGKLCLMWRVGNLRKSHIVEAHVRAQLIKPYMTQEGEYLPLDQRDLNVGYDIGLDRIFLVSPIIIVHEIDEDSPLYGMGKEELESEDFEIVVILEGMVEATAMTTQARSSYLASEILWGHRFEPVVFEEKSHYKVDYSRFHKTYEVAGTPCCSARELQESKITVLPAPPPPPSAFCYENELALMSQEEEEMEEEAAAAAAVAAGLGLEAGSKEEAGIIRMLEFGSHLDLERMQASLPLDNISYRRESAI; encoded by the coding sequence ATGCACGGACACAGCCGCAACGGCCAGGCCCACGTGCCCCGGCGGAAACGCCGCAACCGCTTCGTCAAGAAGAACGGCCAATGCAACGTGTACTTCGCCAACCTGAGCAACAAGTCGCAGCGCTACATGGCGGACATCTTCACCACCTGCGTGGACACGCGCTGGCGCTACATGCTCATGATCTTCTCCGCGGCCTTCCTTGTCTCCTGGCTCTTTTTCGGCCTCCTCTTCTGGTGTATCGCCTTCTTCCACGGTGACCTGGAGGCCAGCCCAGGGGTGCCTGCGGCGGGGGGCCCGGCGGCGGGTGGTGGCGGAGCAGCCCCAGTGGCCCCCAAGCCCTGCATCATGCACGTGAACGGCTTCCTGGGTGCCTTCCTGTTCTCGGTGGAGACGCAGACGACCATCGGCTACGGGTTCCGGTGCGTGACAGAGGAGTGCCCGCTGGCAGTCATCGCTGTGGTGGTCCAGTCCATCGTGGGCTGCGTCATCGACTCCTTCATGATTGGCACCATCATGGCCAAGATGGCACGGCCCAAGAAGCGGGCGCAGACGTTGCTGTTCAGCCACCACGCGGTCATTTCGGTGCGCgacggcaagctctgcctcatgTGGCGCGTGGGCAACCTGCGCAAGAGCCACATTGTGGAGGCCCACGTGCGGGCCCAGCTCATCAAGCCCTACATGACCCAGGAGGGCGAGTACCTGCCCCTGGACCAGCGGGACCTCAACGTGGGCTATGACATCGGCCTGGACCGCATCTTCCTGGTGTCGCCCATCATCATTGTCCACGAGATCGACGAGGACAGCCCGCTTTATGGCATGGGCAAGGAGGAGCTGGAGTCGGAGGACTTTGAGATCGTGGTCATCCTGGAGGGCATGGTGGAGGCCACGGCCATGACCACCCAGGCCCGCAGCTCCTACCTGGCCAGTGAGATCCTGTGGGGCCACCGCTTTGAGCCTGTGGTCTTCGAGGAGAAGAGCCACTACAAGGTGGACTACTCGCGTTTTCACAAGACCTACGAGGTGGCCGGCACGCCCTGCTGCTCGGCCCGGGAGCTGCAGGAGAGTAAGATCACCGTGCTGCCCGCCCCGCCGCCCCCTCCCAGTGCCTTCTGCTACGAGAACGAGCTGGCCCTTATgagccaggaggaagaggagatggaggaggaggcagcTGCGGCGGCCGCGGTGGCCGCAGGCCTGGGCCTGGAGGCGGGTTCCAAGGAGGAGGCGGGCATCATCCGGATGCTGGAGTTCGGCAGCCACCTGGACCTGGAGCGCATGCAGGCTTCCCTCCCGCTGGACAACATCTCCTACCGCAGGGAGTCTGCCATCTGA